The following are encoded together in the Clostridium sp. BJN0013 genome:
- a CDS encoding peptidoglycan-binding protein, with translation MNIDYNAKLEVDGIAGPATMAALKGIQDIIVKGHKSHVVLWVQQKLEQYGYLKENSYTSMLYDEPTFQAITELQKNWERPTDGVLKPETWSIFLNN, from the coding sequence TTGAATATTGATTATAATGCTAAATTAGAAGTGGATGGGATAGCAGGTCCGGCTACTATGGCAGCATTGAAAGGAATTCAGGATATTATTGTAAAGGGTCATAAATCTCATGTAGTTCTATGGGTCCAGCAGAAACTAGAACAATATGGCTATCTAAAGGAAAATTCCTATACTTCAATGTTATATGACGAACCAACTTTCCAGGCTATAACTGAACTCCAGAAGAATTGGGAAAGGCCAACTGATGGTGTTTTAAAACCAGAGACATGGAGTATATTTTTGAATAACTAA
- a CDS encoding Spo0E family sporulation regulatory protein-aspartic acid phosphatase, with the protein MKKIKLILKKLERQRGLLEQEMDQSEDLSSPEIIKKSQKLDLILNEYASAIRSLKI; encoded by the coding sequence ATGAAAAAAATCAAGTTAATACTAAAAAAATTAGAAAGACAACGAGGGTTACTTGAACAGGAAATGGATCAAAGCGAAGATTTATCTAGCCCTGAAATAATTAAGAAAAGCCAAAAGTTAGATTTAATTTTAAATGAATACGCAAGTGCCATTAGGAGTTTAAAAATATAA
- a CDS encoding cell wall-binding repeat-containing protein produces MYKKFLSIIAIFILSILLILPNQIVNAASFNQRLAGQTRYETATKIAQEGWTSSNYAVVASGEGFADALSAAPLAKKYNAPILLTGKDTLDSNTKSELQSLGVKNVFLIGGTGSISNNVKSELESMNIAVTRISGKDRFETSLEVAKNLGDINGIVVTNAYGFADALSIAPIAASQNMAIILTLPDSLPSDTQTFLSSINYDKSYIVGGTGVVSDTVNSQLKNVTRLSGASRYETNAAVLKQFADNFNYDKVYVASGENYPDALSGSVLAASSNSPLILVSNSVDPSVISSVQAQHDKYNDVVVLGGAAVVSDVLISDIVSGVFIPTMSDEEIKKLIYNADQTYVKIHSLASYDKNNVIYTDNAYYKLKDNVNTYDKLFKYYNVYFSEKKSNYFINSGLFINSNKTFYILGCDPGARSLILEAKLENKTIDKNKMNVTLLCYNEEGVFPNTEYPPEYENYTLIYENGRWLVDDCDNSDWNDFNYRDNHDLSQ; encoded by the coding sequence ATGTATAAGAAATTTTTAAGTATTATTGCTATATTTATATTAAGCATATTACTGATTTTACCTAATCAAATTGTTAATGCAGCATCATTTAATCAAAGATTAGCAGGGCAAACTAGATATGAAACTGCTACTAAAATTGCACAAGAAGGATGGACAAGTTCCAATTATGCTGTAGTAGCCAGTGGGGAAGGATTTGCAGATGCATTAAGCGCAGCACCACTGGCAAAAAAATATAATGCACCTATACTTCTAACTGGAAAGGATACATTGGATAGTAATACTAAAAGTGAATTACAAAGTCTTGGAGTAAAGAATGTGTTTTTAATTGGAGGTACTGGTTCCATATCTAATAATGTAAAATCAGAATTGGAATCTATGAATATTGCAGTAACTAGAATTTCAGGTAAAGATAGATTTGAGACATCTTTAGAAGTAGCTAAAAATTTAGGCGATATCAATGGAATTGTTGTAACAAACGCCTATGGGTTTGCAGATGCTTTATCCATAGCACCAATTGCTGCAAGTCAAAACATGGCTATAATTTTGACATTACCAGATAGTTTACCTTCTGACACACAAACCTTTTTAAGTTCTATCAATTATGACAAAAGTTATATAGTAGGTGGAACTGGCGTTGTAAGTGACACAGTAAATTCTCAATTAAAAAATGTTACAAGACTTTCAGGAGCAAGCAGATATGAAACAAATGCAGCTGTGCTAAAACAGTTTGCAGATAACTTTAATTATGATAAAGTTTATGTTGCTTCAGGTGAAAATTATCCAGATGCTTTATCAGGAAGTGTATTGGCAGCATCAAGTAACTCACCTTTAATTTTAGTTAGTAATTCTGTTGATCCTTCTGTAATATCTTCAGTACAGGCCCAACATGACAAATATAATGATGTAGTAGTTTTAGGTGGAGCTGCAGTGGTTTCGGATGTATTAATAAGTGATATTGTAAGTGGAGTTTTTATACCAACTATGAGTGATGAAGAAATAAAAAAATTGATATATAATGCAGATCAAACATATGTTAAAATTCATTCACTTGCATCATATGATAAAAATAATGTTATATATACTGATAATGCTTACTATAAACTAAAAGACAATGTAAATACTTATGATAAGTTATTTAAATATTATAATGTATATTTTTCAGAAAAAAAATCAAATTACTTTATAAATTCGGGATTATTTATAAATTCAAATAAAACTTTTTACATTTTGGGTTGTGATCCTGGTGCAAGATCGTTAATATTGGAAGCCAAATTAGAAAATAAAACTATAGATAAAAATAAAATGAATGTTACCTTACTTTGCTATAATGAAGAGGGGGTTTTCCCTAATACAGAATATCCTCCTGAGTATGAAAATTACACATTAATTTATGAAAATGGAAGATGGTTAGTTGATGATTGTGATAATTCTGATTGGAATGACTTCAATTACAGGGATAACCATGACTTGAGTCAGTAG
- a CDS encoding glycoside hydrolase family 25 protein: MIKGVDISNLNGSISIDTIKNAGHNFLIAKATEGSTFVDKYYNSNIAKAKALGLVTGAYHFARFQDRAKAIQEANFFKQIAAGAKPDFVVLDFEQQCSGDMTEACLAFLEIVATIAPALIYCNPSYIKAYLNNRITKYPLWYKTAGKTKYTHRAN; this comes from the coding sequence ATGATTAAAGGAGTAGATATAAGCAATCTTAATGGCTCAATTAGCATAGACACAATTAAAAATGCTGGCCACAATTTTTTAATAGCCAAGGCCACAGAAGGAAGTACCTTTGTAGATAAATATTATAATTCTAATATTGCTAAAGCTAAAGCCCTGGGACTTGTAACCGGGGCTTATCATTTTGCTAGATTTCAAGATAGGGCAAAGGCCATACAGGAAGCTAACTTTTTTAAACAGATTGCAGCAGGAGCCAAGCCAGATTTTGTAGTATTGGATTTTGAGCAACAGTGTAGTGGGGATATGACAGAAGCATGTCTGGCTTTCTTAGAAATAGTAGCTACTATAGCACCAGCACTTATTTATTGTAATCCAAGCTATATAAAGGCATATTTAAACAATAGGATAACAAAGTATCCTCTTTGGTACAAAACAGCCGGCAAAACCAAATACACTCATAGAGCAAATTAA
- a CDS encoding small, acid-soluble spore protein, alpha/beta type produces the protein MTRNNKLVVPEARKALNRFKVESAKEVGVNLKDGYNGDLTAREAGSVGGNMVKKMIKAYEEDLK, from the coding sequence ATGACACGTAACAATAAGTTAGTAGTCCCAGAAGCCAGAAAAGCCTTGAACAGGTTTAAGGTGGAATCAGCCAAAGAGGTTGGAGTAAATTTAAAAGATGGCTACAATGGAGATTTAACTGCCAGAGAAGCTGGTTCAGTGGGTGGAAACATGGTTAAGAAAATGATTAAAGCCTATGAAGAAGACTTAAAATAA
- a CDS encoding IS4 family transposase, whose protein sequence is MRNNTTIFDIFQTLLKKEEVITVCAVLGYKDTSRKFTVYDLFQFFIATATNEYKSFRAGSDFMNEAGLRAVDYSTISKKAANVDYKIAKKLFEILITKCNRSTRRILKLPKDLLAVDSTTITVGEGRLKWAKFKGNKSGIKLHVALNVNTLMPQKVIETTANKHDGPIGEKLINTDCILVEDRAYGKHKRYDMFKSIKQAFVIRIKDNITLSYPKNIKSLRTENSNIIKDVTCYLGEGSSKTENRFRVVQFSDFYGKSIRVCTNLMAITPEKIADIYKERWKVESFFRFIKQNLNVKRLFGTSENAVYNQLFIALIAYVLLHFSYVNVSQNLKFVKLSFCEFVRKLLNSTLQDEVQVCIDLLFKNINNYQICLW, encoded by the coding sequence ATGAGAAATAATACCACTATATTTGATATATTTCAAACACTTTTAAAAAAAGAAGAAGTAATTACAGTATGTGCGGTTTTAGGCTATAAGGATACATCAAGAAAATTCACAGTATATGATTTGTTTCAATTTTTTATAGCGACAGCAACTAATGAATACAAAAGTTTTAGAGCTGGCTCAGATTTTATGAATGAAGCTGGATTAAGAGCAGTTGATTATTCCACAATTTCGAAGAAAGCAGCAAATGTAGATTATAAAATAGCTAAGAAATTATTTGAGATTCTTATAACTAAATGCAATCGTTCAACTCGAAGAATACTTAAATTACCAAAAGATTTATTAGCAGTAGATTCCACTACTATAACTGTTGGTGAAGGCAGATTGAAATGGGCAAAGTTCAAAGGTAATAAGTCAGGAATAAAGCTGCATGTGGCTCTTAATGTAAATACTTTAATGCCTCAAAAAGTCATTGAAACTACTGCAAACAAACATGATGGTCCAATAGGTGAAAAACTTATTAATACAGATTGTATCTTGGTAGAAGATAGAGCTTATGGGAAACATAAGAGATATGATATGTTTAAATCTATAAAACAAGCATTTGTCATAAGAATCAAAGACAATATAACTCTAAGTTATCCAAAAAACATAAAAAGTTTAAGAACTGAAAATTCTAATATAATCAAGGATGTTACTTGTTATCTTGGAGAAGGCTCTTCTAAAACTGAAAATAGATTTAGAGTTGTTCAATTTAGTGACTTCTATGGAAAATCCATAAGGGTATGTACTAACTTAATGGCCATTACACCTGAAAAAATTGCAGATATCTATAAAGAAAGATGGAAAGTTGAAAGCTTTTTTAGATTTATAAAGCAAAATTTGAATGTTAAAAGATTGTTTGGAACAAGTGAAAATGCAGTTTACAATCAACTTTTTATAGCTTTAATTGCGTATGTATTACTTCATTTTTCTTATGTTAATGTGTCTCAAAATTTGAAATTTGTTAAGTTATCATTTTGTGAGTTTGTTAGAAAACTTCTTAATTCTACACTTCAAGACGAAGTTCAAGTATGCATTGACTTATTATTTAAAAATATCAATAATTATCAAATTTGTTTATGGTGA
- a CDS encoding DNA methyltransferase, with the protein MDTNLLKRTKKILKDFPEYWKNQELQRYLVINDLRKYDISLISALLKDEKIKELYTLQVDNITIFKQEEFIDMFRYKQYWANSYTKYSNEIGLSSEGKYLKYNSDVVLDFPYKDCILEGGMTKEDVGKDEIYYNEIIAKDEIDTLLAPKVFTNAKMYDSEGIHEVTEITDEDNLIIKGNNLLALYSLKERYKNKIKLIYIDPPYNTGNDSFLYNNHFNHSTWLIFMKNRLEIAKELLADDGSLWMNIDDDEVHYLKVLADEVFGRGNFIANIIWQKKYSPQNDARFFSDMHDHILVFGKDISSLQLNGLPRTDGMNARYTNRDNDPRGPWKPGDFSVKTYSKEYDFPIITPSGRIVNPPSGRSWRTSKKHFAQLIKDNRIWFGNNGNNVPSIKRFLSEVKQSMPAGTIWSYKDVGHNQDARKESLLLFGNQAFSTPKPEKLLQRIITLGSNEGDLILDFFIGSATTQAVAMKMNRRFIGIEQMDYINTVSVPRLQQVIKGEQGGVSKEINWKGGGNFIYTELMQLNQFFINKILNCNSSEKLINILNEMKRDAYLDFKVNIKKLISQAVEIEGYDIKMSFKDLPLDKQKEILIGVLDKNQLYINYSDIDDEDYQISDRDKMFNHSFYQVRGGKLQCLKDYMKN; encoded by the coding sequence ATGGACACAAACTTATTAAAACGAACAAAAAAAATACTAAAGGATTTTCCTGAGTATTGGAAAAATCAAGAGTTACAAAGATATTTAGTTATAAATGATTTACGTAAATATGATATTTCTCTAATCTCAGCATTACTAAAGGATGAAAAGATTAAAGAATTGTATACCTTACAAGTTGATAATATTACAATTTTTAAACAAGAAGAGTTTATTGATATGTTTCGTTATAAACAATATTGGGCTAATAGTTATACAAAATATTCTAATGAAATAGGATTATCTAGTGAGGGAAAATATCTTAAATATAATTCAGATGTTGTACTTGATTTCCCATACAAGGATTGTATATTAGAGGGTGGAATGACTAAAGAAGATGTTGGTAAAGATGAAATATATTATAATGAGATAATTGCAAAGGATGAAATAGATACTCTCCTTGCTCCAAAAGTTTTTACAAATGCAAAAATGTATGATAGTGAGGGTATACATGAGGTAACAGAAATTACAGATGAAGATAATTTAATTATTAAAGGAAATAATTTACTAGCACTATATTCTCTTAAAGAGAGATATAAAAATAAGATAAAATTAATTTATATTGATCCGCCATATAATACAGGAAATGATAGTTTTTTATATAATAATCATTTTAACCATTCGACGTGGTTAATATTTATGAAAAATCGTTTAGAAATTGCAAAAGAACTTTTAGCTGATGATGGTTCACTTTGGATGAATATTGATGATGATGAAGTACACTATTTGAAAGTTTTAGCAGATGAGGTATTTGGCAGAGGCAATTTTATTGCTAATATAATTTGGCAAAAAAAATATTCTCCACAAAATGATGCACGTTTTTTTTCTGATATGCATGACCATATCTTAGTTTTTGGAAAAGATATATCTTCATTACAATTAAATGGCTTACCTCGCACTGATGGAATGAACGCGCGTTATACTAATCGAGATAATGATCCTAGAGGGCCATGGAAACCGGGTGACTTCTCTGTAAAAACATATTCTAAAGAATATGATTTTCCTATTATTACACCAAGTGGACGTATTGTAAATCCACCAAGTGGTAGATCATGGCGTACTTCTAAAAAGCATTTTGCTCAATTAATAAAAGATAATCGTATATGGTTTGGTAATAATGGCAACAATGTGCCTAGTATTAAGAGATTTTTATCAGAGGTAAAACAAAGTATGCCTGCAGGTACTATTTGGTCATACAAAGATGTTGGTCATAATCAAGATGCTAGAAAAGAGTCTCTATTGTTATTTGGTAATCAAGCTTTTAGTACGCCTAAACCTGAAAAGTTACTGCAACGTATTATTACATTAGGTTCTAATGAAGGAGATCTTATTTTAGACTTCTTTATAGGTTCTGCAACCACTCAGGCTGTGGCAATGAAAATGAATCGTCGTTTTATTGGTATTGAACAAATGGATTATATCAATACTGTATCCGTTCCTCGTCTCCAGCAAGTGATTAAGGGCGAGCAAGGAGGTGTTTCTAAAGAAATTAACTGGAAAGGTGGAGGAAATTTTATATATACAGAATTAATGCAATTAAATCAGTTTTTTATTAATAAAATACTTAATTGTAATTCCTCTGAAAAATTAATAAATATACTAAACGAAATGAAAAGAGATGCTTATTTAGATTTTAAGGTAAATATTAAAAAATTAATATCTCAAGCTGTAGAAATAGAAGGGTACGATATTAAAATGAGTTTTAAAGATCTGCCCTTAGATAAACAAAAAGAAATATTGATTGGTGTCTTAGACAAGAATCAATTGTATATCAATTATTCTGATATAGATGATGAAGATTATCAAATTTCAGATAGGGACAAGATGTTTAATCATAGTTTTTATCAAGTAAGGGGCGGAAAGTTACAATGTCTAAAAGATTATATGAAAAACTGA
- a CDS encoding DEAD/DEAH box helicase family protein, with amino-acid sequence MSKRLYEKLRDRDQLRLDNETYEVPDYIKSNLRYKLRYYQEESIRYFNYTQQSLDADITYNHLLFNMATGSGKTMIMASIILYMYKEFGYQNFIFFVNSDAIIKKTVENLINTSSNKYLFNLRGIVIDSQCISIEQVDVFPATPYKNTIYLKLTTIQKLHDELRIPRENALTLDVLKEQKLILLGDEAHHFNTLTKKKLTKKDEEIKSWEKTINDLLDLNSRNRLFEFTATIDMSNEDISDKYENKIVYSYDLKRFMSDGYSKRVVLLRNNEDDNHRMLDAVLLSQYRKYIALDNNIYIKPVILFKSNKIAISQESKYSFLEMIQDLNVDYLSKYIEQKKNLVTDKTSIWYQIFNYYSKRNLSKIIRDLQYDFTDKTTLDANEKSMLSVDNAVLLNSLEDVDNPVRAIFAVAKLNEGWDVLNLYDIVRIEKESQTTRNATDSEAQLIGRGARYYPYMYKGKKSYVRRFDKLTSSLSILEELHYHTVNQSKYLDNLRKSMDAANLQIADDGYEIYRAKVKKEFLNSRLYKRGNFYINQLKSTKLEDYQCLKDYGIEKEKDIEFNSIIAEETYGNKNIIESGQARHIERLHLKNYSVYVRKAMQRNPFFHFNNLKKYVPFLKSTSQFIQEERYLGGVILNVSLPDYQSLKDLTAFNKLNLIEKFLNYAGGMISRNYKKERGTRNFYPVPISKYVKDYVVPVKNTNIKFISERIISKPTIGKSWYVYDNAIADELEHNLIELISGFINSLRKKYKIVYLIRNERQLSIVEFDGVRGFMPDFLLYLEDEEFIYQAFIEPKGEQLITQDRWKEKFLETISSDDLQIIDENDNVILYGFKFFTNKNKDLFVKELEDKLFDGRSLDEPIELEQYSGKMSV; translated from the coding sequence ATGTCTAAAAGATTATATGAAAAACTGAGAGATAGAGATCAATTAAGATTAGATAATGAAACATATGAGGTGCCAGATTACATAAAAAGTAATTTAAGATATAAATTACGATATTATCAAGAAGAATCTATACGTTATTTTAATTATACTCAACAAAGTTTAGATGCGGATATTACATATAATCATCTTTTATTCAACATGGCAACAGGCAGTGGGAAAACAATGATTATGGCTAGTATTATTCTATATATGTATAAGGAGTTTGGATATCAGAATTTTATATTTTTTGTTAATTCAGACGCTATTATCAAAAAAACAGTTGAAAACTTGATAAATACATCGTCTAATAAATATCTATTTAATCTCAGAGGTATTGTTATAGATAGTCAGTGTATTTCTATAGAACAAGTAGATGTTTTCCCGGCAACCCCATATAAAAATACTATTTACTTGAAATTAACAACAATACAAAAATTACACGATGAATTAAGAATACCACGTGAAAATGCCTTAACACTTGATGTATTAAAAGAACAAAAATTAATTTTATTAGGTGATGAAGCACACCACTTTAATACGTTAACAAAGAAAAAACTTACTAAGAAAGATGAAGAAATTAAAAGCTGGGAAAAAACAATTAATGATTTATTAGATTTGAATAGCAGAAATCGTTTATTTGAATTTACAGCAACAATAGATATGTCTAACGAGGATATATCTGATAAATATGAAAATAAAATTGTTTATTCATATGATTTAAAGAGATTTATGAGTGATGGATATTCTAAGCGTGTTGTTTTGCTTCGAAATAATGAAGATGATAACCATAGGATGTTAGATGCTGTTTTACTTAGTCAGTATAGAAAATACATTGCATTAGATAATAATATTTATATAAAACCAGTGATATTATTTAAATCTAATAAAATTGCTATTTCTCAGGAATCAAAATATAGCTTTTTAGAAATGATACAAGATTTAAATGTTGATTATTTAAGTAAATATATAGAGCAAAAGAAAAATTTAGTAACAGATAAAACAAGTATTTGGTATCAAATATTTAATTATTATTCTAAAAGAAATCTTAGTAAGATAATAAGAGATTTACAGTATGATTTTACAGATAAGACAACTTTGGATGCCAATGAAAAATCAATGTTGTCAGTTGATAATGCAGTTCTTTTGAATAGCCTGGAGGATGTGGATAATCCTGTCCGTGCTATTTTTGCTGTTGCTAAGTTAAATGAAGGTTGGGATGTTTTAAATTTATATGATATCGTTCGTATAGAAAAAGAATCTCAAACTACCAGAAATGCAACGGATAGTGAAGCACAACTTATAGGACGAGGTGCAAGATATTATCCTTACATGTATAAGGGGAAAAAAAGTTATGTAAGAAGATTTGATAAGCTAACATCTAGTTTATCCATATTGGAAGAGTTACATTATCATACAGTAAATCAAAGTAAGTACTTAGATAATTTAAGAAAATCTATGGATGCAGCTAATTTACAAATAGCAGATGATGGATATGAAATATATAGGGCTAAGGTAAAAAAAGAATTTCTAAATAGTAGACTATATAAAAGAGGCAATTTTTATATTAATCAATTAAAATCCACTAAATTGGAAGACTACCAATGTTTAAAAGACTACGGCATTGAAAAAGAAAAAGACATAGAGTTTAATAGCATTATTGCCGAAGAAACGTATGGAAATAAGAATATAATTGAGTCTGGCCAAGCACGCCATATAGAAAGATTGCATTTAAAAAATTATTCTGTTTATGTAAGAAAGGCAATGCAACGTAATCCATTTTTCCATTTTAATAACTTAAAAAAGTATGTTCCGTTTTTAAAAAGTACAAGTCAATTTATTCAAGAAGAAAGATATTTGGGAGGAGTTATATTAAATGTTTCTTTGCCGGACTATCAAAGTTTAAAAGATTTAACTGCATTTAATAAATTAAATTTGATTGAGAAATTTTTAAATTATGCAGGAGGGATGATTTCAAGAAATTACAAAAAAGAAAGGGGAACAAGAAATTTTTATCCCGTTCCTATTTCTAAATATGTTAAGGATTATGTAGTGCCTGTTAAAAATACGAATATTAAATTTATTTCAGAAAGAATTATTTCAAAACCTACAATAGGTAAGAGTTGGTATGTTTATGATAATGCTATTGCGGATGAATTAGAACATAATTTGATTGAATTAATATCTGGCTTTATTAATTCTTTGCGAAAAAAATACAAAATTGTTTATCTAATTCGTAATGAAAGGCAATTAAGTATTGTAGAATTTGATGGTGTAAGAGGTTTCATGCCAGATTTTCTTCTGTATCTAGAAGATGAAGAATTTATTTATCAAGCTTTTATTGAACCAAAGGGAGAGCAGCTCATTACTCAAGATAGATGGAAAGAAAAATTTCTTGAAACTATTTCTAGTGATGATTTACAAATAATCGATGAAAACGATAATGTTATTTTATATGGTTTTAAATTTTTTACTAACAAAAATAAAGATTTATTTGTTAAAGAGCTAGAAGACAAGCTGTTTGATGGAAGGTCTTTGGATGAGCCAATAGAACTAGAGCAATATTCAGGAAAAATGTCTGTATAA
- a CDS encoding signal peptidase II, with protein sequence MVANKKDKQVVIYSENQQKFTTVDVGDVGGGGGLNLNQISKMGITGSTDSPYEVDIPINTVDFKVPRVNVLKWEPSAEQDVIKTLNSFSNSESNDFEPDDMIVFDDTAHLKTEYDYQMQYIGDIGTDNKEYGCEIDTNIFKSIEDMQENQDRVDEYLNLTAIPLDRLLIASGDKDLSYVDNINYFKITGAGDNLKIVASVDSGVTWKTFNADHWEDVNLTAEDVKTRGININTFNAINSTYWNLLNTNKKIRFAYLLSMDSIHDIENIDNLDLQYDGKGKWLEAKESEYDVEYASNTALQVFLKFSGDVKINY encoded by the coding sequence GTGGTTGCAAATAAAAAAGATAAGCAAGTTGTAATATATTCTGAAAATCAGCAGAAATTTACTACAGTAGATGTAGGAGATGTTGGTGGAGGCGGAGGATTAAACCTAAATCAAATAAGCAAGATGGGAATAACGGGAAGCACAGATTCTCCATATGAAGTTGATATTCCTATTAATACAGTAGATTTCAAAGTCCCAAGAGTGAATGTCTTAAAATGGGAGCCTAGCGCTGAACAGGATGTTATAAAAACGTTGAATAGTTTTTCTAATTCAGAATCCAACGACTTTGAGCCTGATGACATGATTGTTTTTGATGATACTGCGCATCTAAAAACAGAATATGATTATCAAATGCAATATATTGGAGATATAGGGACAGATAATAAGGAATATGGCTGTGAAATAGATACAAACATTTTTAAAAGTATAGAAGATATGCAAGAAAATCAAGATCGAGTAGATGAATATTTAAATTTAACAGCAATTCCTTTAGATAGACTCTTAATTGCCAGTGGAGACAAAGATCTTAGTTATGTAGATAATATAAATTATTTTAAGATTACAGGAGCAGGAGATAACTTAAAAATAGTTGCAAGTGTAGATAGTGGAGTAACATGGAAAACTTTCAATGCAGATCATTGGGAGGATGTTAATTTAACCGCAGAAGATGTTAAAACAAGAGGAATAAATATTAATACTTTCAACGCCATAAATTCTACTTATTGGAATTTGCTTAACACAAATAAGAAAATAAGATTTGCTTATTTACTTTCTATGGATTCTATACACGATATTGAAAATATAGATAATCTCGACCTGCAATATGATGGTAAAGGAAAATGGTTGGAAGCTAAAGAAAGTGAATATGATGTAGAATATGCTTCAAATACAGCATTACAAGTATTTTTAAAATTTTCTGGTGATGTTAAGATTAATTATTAG
- a CDS encoding HAD family hydrolase gives MEYECILFDLDGTLTDSAIGITNSVIYALKKYDIKVDNRNELNKFVGPPLSDSFESYYGFSKEEAKTAVEYYREYYREKGMFENLVYDGIEDLLKTLKYNNKTLVVATSKPQVFAQQILEKFDIAKYFAYIAGSNLDGTRVKKDEVIQYALESCNITNLPKVIMIGDREHDINGAKKVGIDSIGVLYGYGDRDELEKAGADFIVNTVLDIKKMLI, from the coding sequence ATGGAATATGAATGCATATTATTTGACCTTGATGGTACACTGACGGACTCTGCAATAGGCATAACAAATTCAGTTATATATGCTCTTAAAAAATACGATATAAAGGTAGATAACAGAAACGAATTAAATAAATTCGTTGGACCTCCTTTGAGTGATTCTTTTGAAAGTTATTATGGATTTTCAAAAGAAGAAGCGAAAACTGCTGTAGAATATTATCGTGAGTATTATAGAGAAAAGGGCATGTTTGAAAATTTAGTTTATGATGGAATTGAGGATTTACTTAAAACATTAAAATACAATAACAAGACACTTGTTGTTGCAACATCTAAACCTCAAGTATTTGCACAACAAATATTAGAGAAGTTTGATATTGCCAAATATTTTGCGTATATTGCTGGAAGTAATCTTGATGGAACAAGAGTTAAAAAAGATGAGGTTATTCAATATGCGTTAGAAAGCTGTAATATTACCAATTTACCAAAAGTAATAATGATAGGGGACAGGGAACATGACATTAATGGTGCAAAAAAGGTAGGAATAGATTCAATTGGTGTTCTGTACGGATATGGTGATAGAGATGAACTTGAGAAAGCAGGTGCAGATTTCATTGTTAATACTGTATTAGACATTAAGAAAATGTTAATCTAA